A window of the Synechococcus sp. LTW-R genome harbors these coding sequences:
- a CDS encoding DUF3318 domain-containing protein → MSELQRLKGLLPPEMQSWVFVEAAASADPPLITIEEIGRDEVEVQLDLQKWDALAIDHRNLLFWHEVGRIQNDSVPRDGWEMAALAIGLGGAIGELWVQDGLLLLMALGLSGFAGYRLYLKNNSEKRLQDAIAADERAIDLACRFGYTLPNAYKSLGGALKELVEQTRKKKKRGFYEDRLEALRKSAGKARAEMAQQQGSRHSVSSENVYG, encoded by the coding sequence ATGAGCGAACTCCAGCGCCTGAAGGGGTTGCTGCCTCCCGAGATGCAGAGCTGGGTGTTTGTGGAAGCCGCGGCCTCAGCGGATCCGCCGTTGATCACCATCGAGGAGATCGGCCGCGATGAGGTGGAGGTCCAGCTCGACCTTCAGAAGTGGGACGCCCTGGCGATCGATCACCGCAACCTCCTCTTCTGGCACGAGGTGGGGCGGATTCAGAACGACTCTGTGCCCCGCGACGGCTGGGAGATGGCCGCGCTCGCCATCGGCCTGGGTGGCGCCATCGGTGAGCTCTGGGTCCAAGACGGCCTGCTGCTGCTCATGGCCCTGGGCTTGTCCGGTTTTGCCGGCTATCGCCTCTATCTGAAGAACAACTCCGAGAAGCGCCTGCAGGACGCCATCGCCGCCGATGAGCGGGCGATCGATCTGGCCTGCCGCTTCGGCTACACCCTGCCCAACGCTTACAAGAGCCTCGGCGGCGCCCTCAAGGAACTGGTGGAGCAGACCCGCAAGAAGAAGAAGCGGGGCTTCTATGAAGACCGGCTGGAGGCGCTGCGCAAGAGTGCAGGGAAAGCCCGGGCCGAGATGGCCCAGCAACAGGGCTCCCGTCACTCCGTGAGCAGCGAGAACGTTTATGGCTGA
- the rsfS gene encoding ribosome silencing factor — MAEAQATKPSPDPNRPRLDLDDSKALAMLAADACDDRKATDIVLIRVEEISSIADWFVIASGFTDVQVRAMARSVEDKLEEHTGRLPLRKEGQNEGRWVLLDYGEVIVHCLTPDERSYYDLESFWGHGEKESFVSSA; from the coding sequence ATGGCTGAGGCCCAAGCCACCAAGCCCAGTCCCGACCCCAACCGACCCCGGCTCGACCTCGACGACAGCAAAGCCCTGGCCATGCTGGCCGCCGATGCCTGCGACGACCGCAAGGCGACCGACATCGTCCTGATCCGCGTCGAGGAGATCTCCTCGATTGCCGATTGGTTCGTCATTGCCAGTGGCTTCACCGATGTCCAGGTGCGCGCCATGGCCCGCTCCGTTGAGGACAAGTTGGAGGAACACACCGGCCGCCTGCCCCTCCGAAAGGAAGGACAAAACGAGGGCCGCTGGGTGCTGCTCGATTACGGCGAGGTCATCGTTCATTGCCTGACCCCCGATGAGCGCAGCTACTACGACCTGGAGTCCTTCTGGGGCCACGGTGAGAAGGAGAGCTTCGTAAGCTCGGCCTGA